A segment of the Oncorhynchus tshawytscha isolate Ot180627B linkage group LG06, Otsh_v2.0, whole genome shotgun sequence genome:
TGCTTCGATAATGCAGTCAATGCAATGATGAATAGTTTTTATCCAATAATCCAATACTTTTGCCGGCATTGGCAACTTTCTGTGTGGAGTTGTGTGCTTCACATGGCTGTGATTATTTGGCAAAGCACACATGTCAACTATTGCAGCCATGCAACACGAAATTAACCTGGTAAAAATAGGTCATTTTTTTGCGTAATGAACGACCAAAGTCAATAGAAATGACAAAGTAACACACTTTTCTTCTAAAAAAGACTACAATAAAACTAGTCTTCTTTAATTAATAATTATTCACCACGTGGTTTGACAAAGGAATCCACTTTTTTTCCCTCCACAATATCCTTTAAAACATTCTAAATGTAATTAATTGAATATTCACATTCCTAAATAATTGTTTGTTGCCTTTTTAGGGACTCCCAGGAATATTCTTTGTCATTGTTCCATTTGCATCTCaatatgtttttttccccactgaaaatatagtttatttTCCCAGTTGGACAATAAATAAAATGTCTATATGGAGCCTATAGCTTACCAAATGTCACACAGGCTACTAGACATGTGTCATACCTTTCTTAATTTCATATCTCAAGTCTTTACAAATATCTATCTGTGTTTGGCTCCTGGCTTGGCTGTCTCTTGCCAGAGCCTCGGCTCTGTGTAACATAGTTTGATGTAATCCATTTAAATGCGTCGCTGACCCCATGTTGGATCCGGGGCTCTGCAGGTGTCCAAAAGTGCCATGATAGTTCGAGTAACCCTGGAAAAAGGGAGACGTATAATAGACATGTCTGGATAGGGCTGCACTGTGAGGGAAAAGATTCTGAGAAGCGTCTCGTAATGGAGATGACATAGGCCTACCGCCCGGAATCTCTATACGTAATTGTCTGGGCACGGTCTGAGCGGCATCACTACATCCTTTACATTTATCCGAAGAAGTTGCAATCTCCGCGAGCGACCACAGTTTTGGTTTCGGGGCCGGAAGGGCCGAGTGAATTACTGATGTAGCATTGCTGGAGTTGCCTGAGTCATTACGCCTCAGTGGAGGTGGACTTTCCGAGGCTGCGGAGTCTGAATCCCTTTCCACTCCAAGGTCCGCGTTTTGGGGAGATGCTGCGGTGGTGGGCCGTGGCATCTCGGGCACTCTCCTGTCCCCGTGGTCCTTTGCATTCGGATCAATTAAGACAGGTTCCATGTCATTGCCGCTATTGTCTTCTTTGTATTTCTCACAGGGGATTCCCACTGGATTTGGATGCTGCCCAACTGCAAGATATAATAAATTAGACCAAAGCGTTCCAAGGATTAGGCCTAATCACCCTGTCAAGGTCTAACGAAAGCAACAACATTTTTAAGTCTATGCAGTGAATTACATAAAAAATTGGCCAATACTTTTAAAACTAATGAAACGCCTgggaaaaaaaagtatttttagaCATACTGTAGCATAGAAACCTGTAGCATAGAAAAAGTGACTTAAACTTACCTGCTTCATTTTTCGACCCAATTTCTGCCGTGGGCTTAAGTGGCTCTTCTTCGTCGTCATTCTTCTCCAGGTCAATGTTGTCAtcttcttcctcatcctcacTTCTATTCCTCGGGGTCCACGTCATTTTATTCTCTTTCTTCAACCGCCGTCTGGCGTTGGCGAACCAGGTGGACACTTGGGTAAGGGTCATCTTAGTAATGATGGCCAGCATGATCTTCTCACCCTTGGTTGGGTAGGGGTTTTTACGGTGTTCATTGAGCCACGCTTTGAGAGTGGCAGTCGCATCTCTTGTAGCATTTTTCCTGTATGCAGGGTCTCCATATGGATAGCCCAATGCTACACCGAACGGGTGATACTCTAAAGAGCCAGCGATACCCGCTGAGGGATCGTACGCGGAGCCCTAGAAAGTCAATAGAAAGTCAATAGATACGAATTTCTCTCAACAGTTTGACCTCACAAGACTGGAAAGCTTAAAGGTAGACATTGGTAATTTCTAGACCTTCAATTTCCAATTGTATTGATCATATTTAgagttcaaaatgtatttatattataGGCCTATACGTAAGCTTTACAACTTATGACAGATACAATATTGGACACAatttgaacaacaacaaaaaaaggttttatttTGCAAAGTTGAAAAAATAATTGTGACTAATCATTGCATAAGCTCTTATTATAAATGACTTAACTtttatacatgttttatttaacctctattgATTGTGCACTAATTGTATCAGAAAGCTATACTTCAGCTTACTCGTTACAAAATCTGGAGACAAATAGGCCTTTTCAAAGAAACAAAAGGCATTTTTTCCCCAATAATTATTCCGAAATCGAACAGTGCGTAATTGTTAAACTGTACAGTATTCACTTACCACAAATGAGTTCAGTGCCGCCGTCTGCTCTCCGCTATACTGGAGGTGAGAATTGAAGCCAGGGGATGAACCATTGAACGTCGGTGATCCCGCGTAAGGGGCGAAGGCTGAGCCTGAAGACGACCGGCCCAGTTCCTCTGTCCTTGGTCCTCCTAAAACCACACTGGAACTGAACGGGGGACAGGAATGGAGAGCTAGAGACACCGACGGCTGGAAGAGAAAGCCTTGAGGATAGGCCATGGCGAGTGACTTCCTAAAGTCAGTCACTTATGTCCACTTGTGCACTTTCGACcttagatgcacacacacaagaaaaGCGCATGAAAACTCACATCTGAAAACAGTTCCCTTCCCTCAATGTTCGCATTTGAAAAACAACTAATCCATTCAATAACATTGCGAACTGTTGCGTTGGTTGGTTTGTTGTTGTTTGCTGCAGCAATTTGTCAGGGAAAGTTGTCTGCATGTAGCCTTCCAACGGAACGCTTTGTCGATGCTCAACCTGCCAGGCTCTGGATATGGGAGAGTCAGCGGAGGAATAGCCAACCTCATTCTATGATTGTCAGCTCCACCcccgtgcgcgcacacacacacacacacacacacacacacacacacacacacacacacacacacacacacacacacacacacacacacacacacacacacacacacacacacacacacacacacacacacacacacacgttatgctATAATTTAGATCGAATTAGACTATTAGCAAATCATTAAGCTGGTATTGTGAAGGCTATCTGTACCCCAACACACAAAATGATATCAATCTATATAATTTAGACCCAATTATGGATTATTTTATTATCAACTACACTCCTCGTTAACTAGAGCGGGATCGCTGTATGCACTGCTAACAGGATCCCTAACCTGATCTTCAGTTGTAACAATTGCAGGTATATAGGCTATATCACAATTGCATATATCTAAATATGTTATTTACCagagaaatacatttaaaaacactcAAGTAAAAGCAGATAGCCTAATAAAAACAAAGGAATAATTGTACAGTCTTACCATTTGGTTTAATTTAATTGGCTGTTGTGGTTTCAAATAATTAGTTATTTGTATTGTCAGTAGATGTTTGTGAATAATACTTCTTGCCCCTGAATACAGTTGCCAACAATATAGCCAATCAGGCATAGAAGAAATAGTCGAATGGACAGACGGATAACTTGTGGGGAACTGTCCAAGTGCTGAATGTTGGCACTGTAGGTAGTGACGTCACATTTTCAAGCTCAGGAACGTCTCAGTGGACGATTAGGCCAATCTACGATCTGTGAGTTGCGTGACGTGCTGAAAGCTGGCTAGAAAACAGACATTAGATCATCCTCATACTCTACAGATCGTTTCTGCTATCAGTTGAACATGCATGCTTCTCGCTGTCGCCAATAGGGCAATGAATAGGCTATACATCGACATCAATGGAAGCCTGATAAATAGTTTGACCACCCTTTATCAGCAGAAAAAGAAAGGGACAGTATTTCTCTGGACCATATAGCCTACACCTggcatttttttcttctcaaacaAGAGCAGATACAGTAGGTGAGTAGCCTAGTCCTATCCTAATTCACGTCTTGGCTATTGAGTTCTGAGGAAAGGTTTACCAATGGTGGGGGGATAGTTTTACACCTCAGGTAGCCATACAAGTAACATGCAATTTAATATTTGTTTACATTATATTTGCCTAAAAGCATAGCCTAAACACGTTTTGATTGATATGGCCCGTGCTTACTGTAAGCTTCTATTGTAAACACAACCCTGAACAGCTCTGCTTAGTCTGGCCTTAGACCTGTGTGCATGGACAGAGTTAATCTTATTTGTTGTTACTATAATTAGAGTGGGTAGCTTATGACTTCACTTTCGCACTGGCCCATGGTGTGTGGTCAGTCTCTGTCATTGTCTTATGAGGAAAAAGCAACAACAGTGCATATTGATATGCTCAGTGTTTCTGATTTTCTTTAGATGACAGCCACACCAACCCACCAGGTTTGGATGTccctttcttattggtctaactCATTTACAGCCTGGTGAAAAGTCCATCCCACCAAATTTCAGGCAGCCTTTTCAGTCAGCTCGTACACCATTAGAATCACGTTTCTGACGACACTGGGCCTTTAAGGTACGAATGCTGTGTTGATATTCTGAAATGAATCTGTTCTCCCATCCATTTATCTGTGACAGATAGCAGTAATAAGTTGACTTTACAACATTTCATAAACAGTATTTAAAAGGCAACAGCAGCATGATTAACAGTAGACTTTTAATACACCTGGGAAAGGGATTGGGATAATATTCCCTTTTCAATTACACAAAAAATTACCAGAGCGAGCCTGAAGAAAGAGTACCTTTTTATATGAAAATAAGTCAATAACCTGAAACACTAAAAAAATATTGATTGAGCATAATGAAGCCTGAACAATGTGAAAACACTTCTCCTTAAGGAGTCTCTCATCACATCATAAGCATGACCGCACTCCTTATTGGTGCAATTTatggtctttgtgtgtgtgtgtgtgtgtgtgtgtgtgtgtgtgtgtgtgtgtgtgtgtgtgtgtgtgtgtgtgtgtgtgtgtgtgtgtgtgtgtgtgtgtgtgtgtgtgtgtgtgcttgtgtgcagcGGGAAATGGTGCAGTTGTTGGGCATGATCATTTGTGGATCATATGCAGTTTCTCAGTTTATAGACTACAGATAGGTTGGATAGATTAGAGATGGCATTTTCATGCCTTTAAGCATCCCTCACTAATGCACTGTACTGATTACAGTTGGGGAGGTGCAGCATAACGTAGGCTTGCATCTTATAACCACTGTTGGTAGGTGTGGAGTGCATGATAATCATATTAGAGGCCATGAATGCATGTGGTATGCTGGTGATCTATTTCTAATCAGCAGCTCTATGATATGACAAGacatctacaccaggcggtgcTTAAGTAATGCCCGGAAGGTCGTCAAGGACTCCAGTCTCCCGAGCCACGGACTGTTCACTCTTTTACCATCtggcaagcggtatcggagcATCAGGTCCCGTACCAACAGACTCCGAGATAACTTCTaccaccaggccatcagactgctgagcaACTAACCCTGCAGTATCTGTCTCCCTGCACAGACCTGCACCTTAGTGACTATTTGCACCCTAGAGACTTTCTGCACTTTAGACTATTTGCACTTACTCTCCACTCATCCAACCCATACACAAAagtacatgcacacgcacacacacacacaagcacacacacattcaacactGCTGCTCTAGTATATACTATTTATTCTACTGCGCGACCAAGACACAATTCACTTTATATTTGTAAATACAGTCATACTTATCATTGCACCTTCGTTAATATTGAGGGTTAGAATGTGTTCAGAGCTGGCAGACAGGGTAGTGGTGTTGAAGTGGCCAGTCTAATTAAACatcatttctctgtctctttacAGAAATCCGTTTCCCTTGTCCCAAAATTGTAGCTACTATCTTTAAGGCTTTGTCTGGGGAAGATGTATCCATAACTGTTATAGGGGTCTTTACCGTCCTCCCTCGGCTAACATTTGTGCACTCAAGAAATTAACTAGTTTGTCTTCTTTTATTAAATCAGAAGTTATTATCTTGGGTGACCTAAATTATGATTGGGAAACGCAGGCTTCAGAAAATCTGAAAGACGTGTAAAGATCTAAAACTAACCCGTCTGTTGACTAAGACCACACAGCCCAACCCTAAAGATCCTTCAAAGTCAACTCTTATTGATATTATTTTAACAAATACACCAGAGAAATATGTTTCTACTGGTGTCTTTGCCCAAGACATTAGTGACCATTGCCCAGTTGTTTGTGTTAGAGATGTGAGAATACAAAAATCTAAGGCTCGTGTTATCACAAAGAGGAACTTTGAAAATGTCAGGGAACATACTTTTTTACATTATCTTTATTTTAGTGTCCTTGATTGTATTTAAGATATCCCTGAACCTGATTTAGCGTTGAGCATTTTTGCAGATGTCTTCAATACTATTGTGGATAATCATGCTCCCTTCAAAAAAATGAAGGGTTGAAGGCAGATCGAATGCCTGGTACACTTCAGGATCATCAGAAATCATTCATAAAATAGATAGATGCTTGGGTCAAGGCCAGGAACACAGGCTTAGGCACGAACTGGCAAGCTTTTTAAGCCACTGAGGAATCATTGTGTAAGACAAATAAGAAAGGCTAAATCTGATTATTATGTAACCGCTCTTTCCGATTGTAACCCGGCGAAATTCTAGGAAAACCGTCAAGTCCCTGAAGAGTTCTACTTCATCCTCTCTGCCACAACAAATTAATTCAGACACTCATTATGGGAAGAAAATGCCTTCATTGATGCATTTAATCACCATTTTTATTTCAGCGGGCTATCTCTGAAAAAACTTCTAAGCCTCTTCACAATGATGTTGGGCTGGATGCTGATAGGGGAACCTTGCTGAATGAGCAGAGAAATGACATTCAAAgcttttgttttaggttatttgcAGAAAAATAAGTCCTGGATGCTTTGCTAACAATAGACAACAAGAAATCCACATGGGGCTGACCAATTGTATCCCAGTCTGCTGAAGTGTGCAGCGCCCATCATTGTTGGTTGAAGGAAttttctgtagagctctgagacaggattgtgttgaggcacagatctggggaagggcacctaaaaatgtgtgcagcattgaaggtccccaagaacacagtggcctccaagactcttcctagagctggccgcccggccaatctgagcaatcgcgggacaagggccttggtcagggaggtgactaagaacctgatggtcactctgacagagctccaattcttctgtggagatgggagaaccttccagaagatcaaccatctttgcagcacaccaccaatcaggcctttatgatagtgtggccagacagaagccatgactttcagaccatgagaaacaagattctctggtctgatgaaaccaaaattaaactctttggcctgaatgcgaaatgtcacatctggaggaaacttggcaccctgcctatggtgaagcatggtggtggcagcatcatgctgttgggatgtttttcagtggcagggactgggagactagtcaggattgagggacagatgaacagagcaaagtacagagagatcattgatgaaaacctgctccagagcgctcaggacctcagactgcgggtgaaggttcaccttctaacaggacaacgaccctaagcacatggccaagacaacgcaggagtggcttcgggacaagtgtctgaatgtccttgagtggtccagccagagcctggacttgaactcgatcgaacatctctggagatatcTGAAAACAGCTTTGCAGGGacgctacccatccaacctgacagagcttgagaggatctgcagagtagaatgagagatactccccaaatacaggtgtgccaagcttgtagtgtcatagcTAGGAAGAGACTAAaggctataattgctgccaaaggtgcttcaagtctctgaatacttatggaaatgtaacatttcagttttttattttttttttaatacaattttaatttaaaaaaataattctaaaatcctgtttttgttttgtcattatgggctcttgtatgtagattgatgacggATTTTCttttgtttaatccattttagaatgagtcTGTAATAAAAcacaatgtgaaaaaagtcaaggggtctgaatattttcctgaatgcactgtatatggaacgaattgcaaaaatcgctgaagttggagacttttttctccctcaccaacttcaaacatctgctatctgagcagctaaccgatcgctgcagctgtacatagtctatcggtaaatagcccacccatttttacctacctcatccccaatactgtttttatttatttacttttctgctcttttgcacaccaatatctctacctgtacatgactatctgatcatttatcactccagtgttaatctgcaaaattgtaattattcgcctacctcctcatgccttttgcacacaatgtatatagactcccctttttttctactgtgttattgacttgttaattgtttactccatgtctaactctgtgttgtctgttcacactgctatgctttatcttggccaggtcgcagttgcaaatgagaacttgttctcaactagcctacctggttaaataaaggtgaaataaaaatatatatatatatatatacactaccaggtcaaaagttttagatcacctactcattcaaggggttttcatttaaaaaacaacaactattttctacattgtagaataatagtgaagacatcaaaactatgaagtaacacatatggaatcatgtaattaGTAACGAAAaacattgttaaacaaatcaaaatatatgtaagattcttcaaattgccaccctttgctttgatgacagttttgcacactcttggcattctctaaaccagcttcatgatgtagtcacctggtgTCACAGGTGTGCCTGTTAACTGTtaagggcatagcaggatttcttataagcttccgggttagagttccgctccttgaaagcggaagctctagcttttagctcagtgcagatgttgcctgtaatacatggcttctggttagggtatgtacgtacggtcactgtggggacgacgtcatcgatgcacatactgtattgatgtgatgtactcctcaatgccatctgaggaatcctggaacatattccagtctgtgctagcaaaacagtcctgtagcttagcatctgcttcatctgaccactttcgtcCGGAGttcttttcctctggttgcacatttaacatgctgaaagAAATTTGGTCAAatagatttaagtttgcctgcgtTAAAGTCCCGGCTACCAGGAGCACCGCCACTGGGTGAGCgctttcttgtttgcttatggcggaatacagctcattcaatgctatcttagtgaaagcctctgactgtggtggtatgtaaacagctatgaaaaatacaggtAGATAGGtgctctaggtagatagtgtggtctacagcttatcatgagatactctacctcaggtgaggaatagcttgagacttccttagatatcatgcaccagctgttatttacaaaaatgccTAGTCCACCgctccttgtcttaccagacgccactgttctatcctgccggtacagcgtataaccagccagctgtatgttgatagtgtcatcgttcagccacgactccgtaaagcataagatattacagttttgaatatcccgttggtagtttaatcttgccagtaggtcatcgattttattctccaaagattgca
Coding sequences within it:
- the LOC112253383 gene encoding iroquois-class homeodomain protein IRX-5-like; this encodes MAYPQGFLFQPSVSLALHSCPPFSSSVVLGGPRTEELGRSSSGSAFAPYAGSPTFNGSSPGFNSHLQYSGEQTAALNSFVGSAYDPSAGIAGSLEYHPFGVALGYPYGDPAYRKNATRDATATLKAWLNEHRKNPYPTKGEKIMLAIITKMTLTQVSTWFANARRRLKKENKMTWTPRNRSEDEEEDDNIDLEKNDDEEEPLKPTAEIGSKNEAVGQHPNPVGIPCEKYKEDNSGNDMEPVLIDPNAKDHGDRRVPEMPRPTTAASPQNADLGVERDSDSAASESPPPLRRNDSGNSSNATSVIHSALPAPKPKLWSLAEIATSSDKCKGCSDAAQTVPRQLRIEIPGGRPMSSPLRDASQNLFPHSAALSRHVYYTSPFFQGYSNYHGTFGHLQSPGSNMGSATHLNGLHQTMLHRAEALARDSQARSQTQIDICKDLRYEIKKGMTHV